The following are encoded in a window of Arvicanthis niloticus isolate mArvNil1 chromosome 1, mArvNil1.pat.X, whole genome shotgun sequence genomic DNA:
- the Cyb5r2 gene encoding NADH-cytochrome b5 reductase 2 isoform X1, with amino-acid sequence MQRNPCIRDLRDASHSHRDSCRSAGLKPVPVSCDTEARIVAMRQEQLSGHCRMSVGPHHQRHCSFRGQVGHLAPSNYVHLLAQINSELVIRAYTPVSSDDDRGFVDFIIKIYFKNVHPKYPEGGKMTQYLENMKIGDTILFRGPTGRLFYIEPGTLLIKADKTSEPEKKLVHHLGMIAGGTGITPMLQLIRHITKDGSDGTRMSLLFANQTEEDILLRKELEEVARTHQNQFDLWYTLDRPPSGWKYSSGFVTADMIKEHLPPPGETTLILVCGPPPLIREAAHPSLEQLGYTKDMIFTY; translated from the exons ATGCAGAGGAACCCCTGCATAAGGGATCTCAGAGATGCATCCCATTCCCACAGGGACAGCTGCAGAAGCGCAGGGCTGAAACCCGTGCCAGTGTCATGTGACACAGAAGCTCGAATTGTTGCTATGAGGCAGGAGCAGCTCAGTGGCCACTGCCGAATGTCTGTGGGTCCCCACCATCAAAGGCACTGTTCCTTTCGAGGGCAAGTTGGGCATCTCGCTCCCA GTAACTATGTCCATCTCTTGGCACAAATTAACAGTGAATTGGTGATCAGGGCTTACACGCCTGTCTCCAGTGATGATGATCGAGGCTTTGTGGACTTCATTATAAAG ATCTACTTCAAAAATGTGCACCCCAAGTATCCTGAAGgaggaaagatgactcagtactTGGAGAACATGAAAATTGGGGACACCATCCTTTTTCGGGGGCCAACGGGGCGCCTGTTCTACATTGAACCTG GGACCCTTCTAATCAAAGCAGACAAAACGAGTGAGCCTGAGAAAAAGCTGGTTCATCACCTGGGGATGATTGCTGGAGGCACAG GCATTACACCCATGCTGCAGCTGATTCGCCACATCACGAAGGACGGCAGCGATGGGACCAGGATGTCGCTCCTCTTTGCCAACCAG ACAGAAGAGGATATCTTGCTGAGAAAGGAGCTAGAAGAAGTCGCCAGGACTCACCAGAACCAGTTTGACCTGTGGTATACACTGGACAGGCCTCCCAGTG GCTGGAAGTATAGCTCGGGCTTTGTTACTGCTGACATGATCAAGGAGCACCTTCCTCCTCCTGGGGAGACCACACTCATCCTGGTATGTGGCCCACCACCTCTGATCCGGGAGGCAGCTCACCCCAGCCTGGAGCAGCTCGGCTATACAAAGGACATGATTTTTACCTACTAA
- the Cyb5r2 gene encoding NADH-cytochrome b5 reductase 2 isoform X2: MSMSVKKKDLITLQDPEAKYPLPLIEKEQINHNTRRFRFGLLSPDHVLGLPVGNYVHLLAQINSELVIRAYTPVSSDDDRGFVDFIIKIYFKNVHPKYPEGGKMTQYLENMKIGDTILFRGPTGRLFYIEPGTLLIKADKTSEPEKKLVHHLGMIAGGTGITPMLQLIRHITKDGSDGTRMSLLFANQTEEDILLRKELEEVARTHQNQFDLWYTLDRPPSGWKYSSGFVTADMIKEHLPPPGETTLILVCGPPPLIREAAHPSLEQLGYTKDMIFTY, translated from the exons ATGAGCATGAGTGTCAAGAAGAAAGATCTTATCACCTTACAGGACCCTGAAGCCAAGTATCCGCTGCCTTTGATTGAGAAGGAG CAAATCAACCACAACACCAGAAGGTTCCGCTTTGGACTGCTCTCACCAGACCATGTCCTAGGGCTTCCTGTAG GTAACTATGTCCATCTCTTGGCACAAATTAACAGTGAATTGGTGATCAGGGCTTACACGCCTGTCTCCAGTGATGATGATCGAGGCTTTGTGGACTTCATTATAAAG ATCTACTTCAAAAATGTGCACCCCAAGTATCCTGAAGgaggaaagatgactcagtactTGGAGAACATGAAAATTGGGGACACCATCCTTTTTCGGGGGCCAACGGGGCGCCTGTTCTACATTGAACCTG GGACCCTTCTAATCAAAGCAGACAAAACGAGTGAGCCTGAGAAAAAGCTGGTTCATCACCTGGGGATGATTGCTGGAGGCACAG GCATTACACCCATGCTGCAGCTGATTCGCCACATCACGAAGGACGGCAGCGATGGGACCAGGATGTCGCTCCTCTTTGCCAACCAG ACAGAAGAGGATATCTTGCTGAGAAAGGAGCTAGAAGAAGTCGCCAGGACTCACCAGAACCAGTTTGACCTGTGGTATACACTGGACAGGCCTCCCAGTG GCTGGAAGTATAGCTCGGGCTTTGTTACTGCTGACATGATCAAGGAGCACCTTCCTCCTCCTGGGGAGACCACACTCATCCTGGTATGTGGCCCACCACCTCTGATCCGGGAGGCAGCTCACCCCAGCCTGGAGCAGCTCGGCTATACAAAGGACATGATTTTTACCTACTAA